From Carya illinoinensis cultivar Pawnee chromosome 5, C.illinoinensisPawnee_v1, whole genome shotgun sequence, one genomic window encodes:
- the LOC122309834 gene encoding SEC1 family transport protein SLY1-like — MALNLRQKHTECIARMLNLNQPVNATGTANEEVYKILIYDKFCQNILSPLIHVKDLRKHGVTLYFLIDKDRKPVHGVPAVYFVQPNQTNIQRVIADASRSLYDSFHLNFSSSIPRPLLEELASGTLNSDSINRISKVHDQYLEFVTLEDSLFSLAQKSSYVQLNDPSAGDREIEEIVERIVTGLFCVLATLAVVPIIRCPRGGPAEMVASALDQRLRDHLLSKNNLFTEGGSFVSSFQRPILCIFDRNFELSVGIQHDFRYRALVHDVLGLRLNRLSVQGEKGGMRSYELDSSDPFWVVNGSLEFPEVAVEIESQLNKYKKDVDEVNKRTGGTDGAEFDGTDLMGNTKHLMNAVNSLPELTERKQVIDKHTNIATVLLGEIKERSLDSYAKKENDMLVRGNIDRNELLGVLRGKGTKMDKLRFAVMYLISSENINQSEVESVEAALREFEVDTSAFQYVKKLKSLNASVATANLASRNNIVDWAEKIYAVTAGVKNLLSSDRQLALTRTVELLMDGKPNPEIDSYLVFDPRAPKSSSGTSHMRGPFKEAIVFMIGGGNYVEYGSLQEFAQCQQPVKHVIYGATEILTGVEFVEQLTLLGHKMGFGSNAAASTR, encoded by the exons ATGGCTCTCAATCTTCGTCAAAAGCACACAG AATGTATTGCTCGAATGTTGAATCTGAACCAACCCGTGAACGCAACGGGCACCGCAAACGAAGAAGTTTACAAGATCTTAATTTACGATAAGTTTTGCCAAAACATTCTCTCACCATTGATCCACGTCAAGGACCTTCGAAAACACGGCGTGACCCTCTACTTTCTTATCGATAAGGATAGAAAGCCAGTCCATGGAGTGCCCGCGGTATATTTTGTCCAACCAAATCAAACCAATATTCAGCGGGTCATTGCTGACGCGTCCCGGTCACTCTATGATAGTTTCCATCTCAATTTCTCCTCTTCGATTCCCCGCCCGCTGCTTGAAGAACTTGCATCCGGGACGTTGAATTCAGATTCGATTAATCGGATTTCGAAGGTACATGATCAATATTTGGAGTTTGTGACGTTGGAggatagcttgttttcattggCCCAGAAGTCCAGTTATGTGCAATTGAATGATCCGTCTGCTGGGGATCGTGAGATTGAAGAGATTGTGGAGAGGATTGTTACTGGGTTATTCTGTGTTTTGGCTACCCTAGCCGTGGTTCCTATAATCAGATGCCCACGTGGTGGGCCAGCTGAAATGGTTGCCTCCGCATTGGATCAGAGACTGCGGGACCATTTGTTGTCAAAGAACAATTTGTTTACTGAAGGTGGGAGTTTTGTGAGCTCTTTCCAGAGGCCCATTTTGTGTATATTTGATAGGAATTTTGAATTGTCAGTCGGGATACAGCACGATTTTAGGTACCGAGCTCTTGTTCATGATGTTCTTGGATTGAGGCTCAATAGGTTAAGTGTGCAAGGTGAAAAGGGTGGGATGAGGTCGTATGAGTTGGATAGTTCAGACCCCTTTTGGGTGGTGAATGGGTCACTTGAATTTCCTGAAGTTGCAGTGGAGATTGAGTCTCAATTGAATAAGTAtaagaaagatgttgatgaaGTGAATAAAAGGACCGGTGGGACTGACGGGGCTGAGTTTGATGGGACAGACTTAATGGGGAACACCAAGCATTTGATGAATGCAGTGAACTCACTGCCTGAGTTAACAGAGCGGAAGCAGGTTATAGATAAGCACACCAATATTGCAACTGTTTTGTTGGGTGAGATCAAGGAGAGGTCGCTTGATTCTTATGCAAAAAAGGAGAATGACATGCTGGTCCGAGGGAATATTGATCGGAATGAGCTGCTTGGTGTGCTTAGAGGGAAAGGGACAAAGATGGATAAGCTGCGGTTTGCTGTCATGTATCTGATCTCTTCAGAAAACATTAATCAGTCAGAAGTAGAATCAGTGGAAGCCGCACTTAGAGAGTTTGAGGTTGATACTAGTGCATTTCAGTATGTGAAAAAATTGAAGTCGTTGAACGCCTCAGTGGCAACAGCAAATTTAGCTAGCAGAAATAACATCGTAGACTGGGCTGAGAAAATCTATGCTGTGACAGCAGGTGTGAAGAATCTGTTATCTAGCGATAGGCAACTGGCATTGACAAGGACAGTGGAGCTCTTGATGGACGGGAAACCTAACCCTGAAATTGATAGTTACCTAGTATTTGATCCCCGTGCTCCCAAGTCAAGTTCTGGTACTAGTCATATGAGAGGACCCTTTAAAGAAGCTATTGTCTTCATGATTGGTGGTGGTAATTATGTTGAGTATGGGAGCTTGCAAGAGTTTGCACAGTGTCAGCAGCCTGTCAAGCATGTTATATATGGAGCGACAGAAATTCTCACAGGAGTGGAGTTTGTTGAGCAGCTTACACTGCTGGGGCATAAGATGGGATTTGGGAGTAATGCTGCTGCTTCAACTCGGTGA